From the genome of Halomonas sp. MCCC 1A13316, one region includes:
- a CDS encoding transcriptional regulator, which translates to MNEKSAFAERLADAMRAAGYEPRPAVLEREFNLRYWGKPVTLQGVRRWLCGETLPQQEKLQVLAEWLGVEPQTLRFGEGGGYRVSEPRGTWDASVSAEERRVLQRYLALPVERRKVVAQVIEAFSRAERSDPGEGQAGEEA; encoded by the coding sequence ATGAATGAGAAATCTGCCTTTGCCGAGCGGCTGGCCGACGCCATGCGCGCTGCCGGCTACGAACCGCGCCCTGCCGTACTCGAGCGGGAATTCAACCTGCGCTATTGGGGAAAACCCGTGACGTTGCAAGGCGTTCGGCGATGGCTATGCGGGGAGACCCTGCCGCAGCAGGAGAAGCTGCAGGTGCTGGCCGAATGGCTCGGGGTCGAGCCCCAGACGCTGCGCTTCGGTGAAGGCGGCGGCTATCGAGTGAGCGAGCCGCGCGGCACCTGGGACGCTTCGGTCAGCGCCGAGGAACGCCGCGTGCTGCAGCGCTATCTAGCCCTGCCGGTAGAGCGGCGCAAGGTGGTGGCCCAGGTCATCGAGGCCTTCTCCCGGGCCGAACGAAGCGACCCGGGGGAAGGTCAGGCCGGCGAGGAGGCTTGA
- the fmt gene encoding methionyl-tRNA formyltransferase gives MSRSLRVIFAGTPDFAAASLAALLHSQHRVVAVYTQPDRPAGRGRKLTASPVKSLALEHDLPVRQPETLKLVEVQGELADFEADIMLVVAYGLILPQAVLDIPRLGCLNVHASLLPRWRGAAPIQRAIEAGDSESGVTIMQMDAGLDTGAMLLTRRTPITATTTGGELHDTLAILGGEALVEVLDALADEGLAATPQPEAGVTYAAKLSKAEAELDFSRPALELAAKVRAFNPWPVAWSICGEERLRLLMAEAANLNDGEPTAAPGTLLAPDADALRIACGLRGDEVLRITRAQLPGGKPLAARDLLNARDERLRPGRRLGNANKESA, from the coding sequence ATGTCCCGTTCATTGCGCGTCATCTTCGCCGGCACCCCCGACTTCGCCGCCGCCAGCCTCGCCGCGCTGCTGCACAGCCAGCACAGGGTGGTGGCTGTGTACACCCAGCCCGACCGCCCGGCCGGCCGCGGTCGCAAGCTGACCGCCAGCCCCGTCAAGTCGCTGGCGCTCGAGCACGACCTGCCCGTTCGCCAACCCGAAACCCTCAAGCTCGTCGAGGTACAGGGCGAGCTCGCCGACTTCGAGGCGGACATTATGCTGGTGGTCGCCTACGGCCTGATCCTGCCCCAGGCGGTACTCGACATCCCCCGGCTCGGCTGCCTCAACGTTCACGCCTCGCTGCTGCCGCGTTGGCGCGGTGCCGCACCGATCCAGCGCGCCATCGAGGCCGGTGACAGCGAAAGCGGCGTCACCATCATGCAAATGGACGCCGGGCTCGATACCGGCGCCATGCTGCTCACGCGACGCACACCGATTACGGCGACCACCACCGGCGGCGAACTGCACGACACCCTGGCCATCCTGGGCGGCGAGGCACTCGTCGAGGTACTGGACGCGCTGGCGGATGAGGGGCTTGCGGCCACCCCGCAGCCGGAAGCGGGCGTGACCTATGCCGCCAAGCTCTCCAAGGCCGAGGCCGAACTCGATTTTTCCCGCCCCGCCCTTGAGCTTGCCGCCAAGGTGCGCGCCTTTAACCCCTGGCCAGTGGCCTGGTCTATTTGCGGCGAGGAGCGGCTGCGGCTGCTGATGGCCGAAGCGGCCAATCTCAATGATGGCGAGCCGACAGCGGCGCCAGGCACCCTGCTCGCGCCCGATGCCGACGCCCTGCGCATCGCCTGCGGCCTGCGGGGCGATGAAGTACTGCGCATCACTCGGGCCCAGCTACCGGGCGGCAAGCCACTGGCGGCCCGCGATCTGCTGAATGCACGTGACGAGCGGCTGCGCCCCGGGCGTCGACTGGGCAATGCGAACAAGGAGAGCGCCTGA
- a CDS encoding TraB/GumN family protein: MTDSQDSVTARLQDGTFSGPHQVVEVGETRYTLLGTAHVSAESADDVRRLIRSGEFDAVAIELCDARHHNLSNPDALAQQDLFEIFRRGKAGMVAANLALGAFQQRVAEQSGIEPGAEMRAALEEARHHDLPLLLIDRDVGVTLKRIYSNVPWWQRMSLFTGLLGSVMSRQEIKPEEIERLKEGDVLESTFSEFAAESETLYTPLISERDRYMVLRLAEQAPPGRYRNVLVVIGAGHMKGMVEHFSAPLPAEPEVERQRLETTPPPSKLWRALPWLITALVLIGFAIGFSRNTDLGWQLVVEWFLINGLLSGLATLIALAHPITVVATMFAAPLTSLNPTIGAGFVAAGVELWLRKPKVRDFSMLRHDVTELKGWWRNRVSRTLLVFLFATLGSAAGTWIAGFRIAGALLGSTA; encoded by the coding sequence ATGACCGACTCCCAGGACTCCGTGACAGCGCGCCTCCAGGACGGCACTTTCAGCGGCCCCCATCAAGTCGTTGAGGTGGGCGAGACCCGCTACACCCTGCTGGGCACCGCTCACGTCTCGGCCGAGAGCGCCGACGACGTACGCCGCCTGATTCGCTCCGGTGAATTCGACGCCGTGGCCATCGAACTGTGCGACGCACGCCACCATAATCTCAGTAACCCCGATGCCTTGGCCCAGCAGGACCTGTTCGAGATATTCCGTCGGGGCAAGGCCGGCATGGTCGCGGCCAACCTGGCACTGGGGGCGTTCCAGCAGCGAGTTGCCGAGCAGTCCGGCATCGAGCCCGGCGCCGAGATGCGTGCCGCCCTGGAGGAGGCGCGCCACCACGACCTGCCGCTGTTACTGATCGACCGTGACGTGGGGGTCACGCTCAAGCGCATCTACAGCAACGTGCCGTGGTGGCAACGTATGTCCCTGTTCACCGGCCTGCTGGGCAGCGTGATGTCGCGCCAGGAGATCAAGCCGGAGGAGATCGAGCGCCTCAAGGAAGGCGATGTGCTGGAGTCGACGTTCAGCGAGTTCGCTGCCGAGTCCGAGACGCTCTATACGCCGCTCATCTCGGAGCGCGATCGCTACATGGTGCTGCGCCTGGCGGAGCAGGCCCCTCCCGGACGCTACCGTAACGTACTGGTGGTGATCGGCGCCGGGCACATGAAAGGCATGGTCGAGCATTTCAGCGCCCCTCTGCCCGCCGAACCCGAAGTCGAGCGCCAACGCCTGGAAACCACCCCGCCGCCTTCGAAACTGTGGCGCGCGCTACCCTGGCTGATCACGGCGCTGGTGCTGATCGGTTTCGCCATCGGCTTCTCGCGCAATACCGACCTCGGCTGGCAACTGGTCGTCGAGTGGTTCCTGATCAATGGCTTGCTGTCGGGTCTAGCCACGCTCATCGCCTTGGCCCACCCGATCACCGTCGTGGCGACCATGTTCGCCGCCCCGCTCACCTCGCTCAATCCCACCATCGGTGCCGGTTTCGTTGCCGCCGGGGTCGAGCTATGGCTGCGCAAGCCCAAGGTGCGAGATTTCTCGATGCTGCGCCACGACGTCACCGAGTTGAAGGGGTGGTGGCGCAACCGAGTCTCGCGCACGCTGCTGGTGTTCCTGTTCGCCACCCTGGGCTCCGCCGCGGGTACCTGGATCGCCGGCTTCCGTATCGCCGGAGCATTGCTGGGGAGCACCGCCTAG
- a CDS encoding GGDEF domain-containing protein, translating to MPDSLDRELDASICPSAPPLFDAVQPHGCLIALDSDWQGVCLASANLSRFFGMSPAAALGQPPEEVLGVDTVTSLAMTLAKGLPGMTILSRQADVSARHLYVSTHVAEAHVILEVEPQEGKGHDLPGLGYAWGMRIARASSVNELYDLLLRALHALTGFESCTLYSHEYGGRSIRLGQEGTLHEPFPSEVSRCVSAPLMLIDSQAEPIELLAMPGPLPDLSRCPLCLPPPLLRTWLTGRQARAALILDLGETTPSRCQVICRDRQPCHLAPPRRQQLLQLVQLAALREALLHEKRETRHRHRLLHERNTRLQWLAYTDPLTQVANRHRIEQVLEAELAIASRNASPLALLLLDVDHFKVINDTHGHEVGDRVLRRVAQETQSRLRDSDHLGRWGGEEFVVIVPGCDLAQAQELACRLCHDFTHCRIEPVGQVTASFGVAVHQPGDTSRKLVQRADHAMYRAKRAGRACVRTQEADE from the coding sequence ATGCCGGACTCGCTTGATAGGGAACTCGATGCGAGCATCTGCCCGTCTGCACCGCCCCTCTTTGATGCGGTGCAGCCGCATGGCTGCCTCATTGCTCTGGACAGCGACTGGCAAGGTGTGTGCCTGGCCAGCGCCAATCTTTCTCGCTTCTTCGGCATGTCGCCCGCCGCAGCCCTTGGGCAACCGCCCGAAGAGGTGCTGGGTGTCGATACCGTCACGAGCCTGGCGATGACACTGGCTAAGGGACTTCCCGGCATGACTATCCTTTCTCGCCAGGCGGATGTCTCCGCGCGGCATCTCTACGTCTCCACGCATGTGGCAGAAGCTCATGTGATCCTCGAAGTGGAGCCCCAGGAGGGGAAAGGCCATGATCTGCCGGGGCTCGGCTACGCCTGGGGGATGCGTATCGCCCGGGCCAGCAGCGTCAACGAACTCTACGACCTATTGCTACGGGCACTGCATGCGCTGACCGGTTTCGAATCTTGCACTCTCTATAGCCATGAGTATGGCGGACGCAGCATACGGCTGGGCCAGGAAGGTACGCTTCACGAACCTTTTCCCAGCGAAGTGAGCCGCTGCGTCAGCGCACCGCTGATGCTAATCGACAGCCAGGCGGAACCGATCGAGCTACTCGCGATGCCAGGCCCTCTTCCGGACCTGTCGCGCTGCCCTCTGTGCCTGCCACCGCCTTTGCTACGCACCTGGCTGACCGGCCGGCAGGCCCGCGCGGCGCTGATCCTCGACCTCGGCGAGACGACGCCAAGCCGGTGCCAGGTAATATGTCGGGATCGCCAGCCATGTCATCTCGCCCCGCCGCGGCGGCAACAATTGCTGCAGCTTGTCCAACTGGCCGCGCTGCGCGAAGCGTTGCTCCACGAGAAGCGCGAGACTCGGCATCGTCACCGCCTGCTGCACGAACGCAATACTAGGCTGCAGTGGCTGGCCTACACCGATCCGTTGACCCAGGTGGCAAACCGTCATCGCATCGAACAGGTGCTCGAAGCCGAGCTGGCGATAGCCAGTCGGAACGCCAGCCCCTTGGCACTGCTGTTGCTCGATGTAGATCACTTCAAAGTGATCAACGATACCCATGGCCATGAAGTGGGCGATCGAGTGCTACGCCGAGTCGCCCAGGAAACTCAGTCACGGCTGCGCGACAGCGATCACCTGGGCCGCTGGGGCGGCGAGGAGTTCGTCGTCATCGTTCCCGGCTGCGACCTGGCCCAGGCACAAGAACTGGCCTGCCGATTGTGTCACGACTTCACCCATTGCCGCATCGAGCCCGTGGGGCAAGTCACCGCCAGCTTCGGTGTTGCCGTCCATCAGCCCGGAGACACCTCCAGGAAGCTGGTGCAACGCGCCGATCATGCCATGTATCGCGCCAAGCGAGCAGGGCGTGCCTGCGTGCGAACCCAGGAAGCCGACGAGTGA
- a CDS encoding tRNA-uridine aminocarboxypropyltransferase has protein sequence MLDEPCQADLSERDPATGHPRPPRREFKARGSFTERCPGCQLPVLNCLCPYQASAESEARVWLITHPLEHFKPTNTGRLICDVLPATEVFTWYRTAPDPRLLALLDDPRFAPFVVFPDDQPDYADRVVGIEAVGEVKASGRIPVFILLDGTWRQARRIFRKSPYLDRLPVLPLATSRVTRYRLRKPASQAHLCTAEVAVELLRQSGDLEAALVLDDYFDAFNVSYDASRRYEKIEQPTSAMRRLMAYRTE, from the coding sequence ATGCTGGACGAGCCTTGCCAGGCCGACCTTTCCGAGCGCGACCCTGCGACAGGGCATCCCCGCCCGCCGCGACGCGAGTTCAAGGCGCGGGGCAGCTTCACCGAGCGCTGCCCGGGCTGCCAACTGCCGGTATTGAACTGTCTCTGTCCCTACCAGGCCAGCGCCGAGAGCGAGGCGCGCGTGTGGCTGATCACCCACCCGCTCGAGCACTTCAAGCCGACCAATACCGGGCGCTTGATCTGCGACGTGCTGCCGGCGACCGAGGTCTTCACCTGGTATCGTACGGCGCCGGATCCACGATTGCTGGCGCTGCTCGACGACCCGCGCTTTGCCCCCTTCGTGGTCTTCCCCGACGATCAGCCCGACTACGCCGACCGGGTGGTGGGCATTGAGGCCGTTGGTGAGGTCAAGGCCAGCGGCAGAATACCTGTGTTCATTCTGCTCGATGGCACTTGGCGTCAGGCGCGGCGCATCTTTCGCAAGAGCCCCTATCTCGATCGGTTACCGGTGCTGCCGCTGGCCACTTCACGTGTGACCCGTTACCGACTGCGCAAGCCGGCGTCGCAGGCTCACCTATGTACCGCTGAAGTGGCCGTCGAGCTGTTGCGCCAGAGCGGCGACCTCGAGGCGGCCCTCGTACTGGACGACTACTTCGACGCTTTCAACGTCAGTTACGACGCCAGCCGCCGCTATGAAAAGATCGAACAGCCGACCTCGGCGATGCGCCGCTTAATGGCATATCGCACCGAGTAG
- the rsmB gene encoding 16S rRNA (cytosine(967)-C(5))-methyltransferase RsmB, with protein sequence MHRSTPSSRAGKDVQNGGQAVRACAARALVPVITAKGSLNELDDHQVVMRDRALFKAMCYGVCRTLPRLEALAERLLQTPFKARDADVQALLLLGIYQLLYLRIPAHAAVGETAGAARQLGKEWATRVLNGCLRRLTRESAALQAEVDQDPAVALLHPRWLLKALRQAWPDDWRSIAEANNQPGPMTLRINRRHGDREAYLARLLESGSEARLCTHSPDGLTLDKPCDVQALPGFTEGDVSVQDEAAQLAAELLGPALAPRPGGRVLDACCAPGGKTAHLLELFDIELLALDSDAVRLARVEETLERLGLSATLVHADATARDWWDGTLFDAILLDAPCSGTGVIRRHPDIKRLRRPSDITKLAELQARLLDNLWPLLRPGGALLYATCSVLREENDDQIRAFLERTSDADITTPEGVSWGRSAGPGRQLLPQHESHDGFFYARLKKRG encoded by the coding sequence ATGCATCGCTCCACCCCCTCTTCCCGCGCCGGCAAGGACGTTCAGAACGGCGGCCAGGCGGTGCGCGCCTGTGCTGCCCGCGCCCTGGTGCCCGTGATCACCGCTAAGGGGTCGCTCAACGAACTGGACGATCATCAGGTGGTGATGCGCGACCGGGCGCTGTTCAAGGCGATGTGCTACGGCGTGTGCCGCACCTTGCCGCGCCTCGAGGCGCTGGCCGAGCGCTTGCTGCAGACTCCGTTCAAGGCACGCGATGCCGACGTTCAGGCACTGCTGCTGCTGGGCATCTACCAGTTGCTCTACCTGCGCATACCGGCGCATGCCGCCGTGGGCGAAACCGCGGGGGCCGCGCGCCAGTTGGGCAAGGAGTGGGCGACGCGCGTATTGAACGGCTGTTTGCGCCGGCTGACCCGGGAATCCGCGGCGCTACAGGCCGAAGTCGACCAGGATCCTGCCGTGGCGCTGCTGCACCCCCGCTGGCTACTCAAGGCGCTGCGCCAGGCCTGGCCCGACGACTGGCGCTCCATCGCCGAGGCCAACAACCAACCCGGGCCGATGACGCTGCGCATCAATCGTCGCCACGGCGACCGTGAGGCCTATCTGGCCAGGTTGCTGGAGAGCGGCAGCGAGGCACGGCTATGCACGCACTCGCCCGATGGTCTGACGCTGGACAAGCCCTGCGACGTGCAGGCACTGCCCGGCTTCACCGAGGGCGACGTCAGCGTGCAGGACGAGGCTGCACAGCTCGCCGCCGAACTGCTCGGGCCGGCACTGGCACCACGCCCCGGCGGCCGCGTACTGGATGCCTGCTGCGCCCCCGGCGGCAAGACGGCCCATTTGCTCGAGTTGTTCGACATCGAACTGCTGGCGCTCGACAGCGATGCCGTACGCCTGGCCCGGGTCGAGGAAACTCTGGAGCGGCTCGGGCTCTCGGCCACGCTGGTACATGCCGACGCCACCGCTCGCGACTGGTGGGACGGCACGCTCTTCGATGCCATCCTGCTCGACGCGCCCTGCTCCGGTACCGGCGTGATTCGTCGCCACCCCGACATCAAGCGGCTGCGGCGCCCTTCCGACATCACCAAGCTGGCCGAATTGCAGGCACGCCTGCTCGACAACCTGTGGCCGCTGCTGCGTCCGGGCGGTGCACTGCTGTATGCCACCTGCTCGGTGCTGCGTGAGGAGAACGACGATCAGATCCGCGCCTTCCTCGAGCGCACCTCCGACGCGGACATCACCACACCGGAGGGAGTGAGCTGGGGGCGCTCAGCCGGCCCCGGGCGTCAGCTACTGCCACAGCACGAGAGCCATGACGGCTTCTTTTATGCCAGACTGAAGAAACGGGGTTGA
- the trkA gene encoding Trk system potassium transporter TrkA has protein sequence MKIIILGAGQVGGTLAEHLAREENDITVVDTDGERLRELHTRLDIRTVVGPASYPVVLRQAGCEDADMLIAVTSQDEVNMIACQVAHTLFRTPTKIARVRATAYLTRKGLFAHEAVPIDVLISPEQVVTDHIRRLIEHPGALQVLEFAGGLVQLVAVKAYYGGPLVGQDLGFLRRHMPSVDTRVAAIYRRNRPIIPRGDTVIEADDEVFFIAARRDIRAVMSELRRVDRDFRRVMIAGGGNIGERLAEHLEHSHQVKIIEHGLERCTVLSERLNRTVVLHGSATNKRLLEEENIEDCDIFCALTNDDEVNIMSSMLAKRMGAKKVLTLINNAAYVDLVQGGEIDIAISPQQATIGSLLTHVRRGDIVNVHSLRRGAAEAIEAIAHGDTQSSKVVGRAIGEIDLPRGTTIGAIVRGKEVLIAHDDVVVASGDHLILFVIDKRRIREVERLFQVGLTFF, from the coding sequence ATGAAGATCATCATTCTGGGCGCCGGCCAGGTCGGCGGAACGTTGGCCGAGCATCTGGCCCGCGAGGAGAATGACATCACGGTGGTGGACACCGACGGCGAACGGCTGCGCGAGCTGCATACTCGGCTCGACATCCGCACCGTGGTGGGTCCCGCCTCCTATCCTGTGGTACTGCGTCAGGCCGGCTGTGAAGACGCCGACATGCTGATCGCGGTGACCAGCCAGGACGAGGTCAACATGATCGCCTGCCAGGTCGCCCACACCCTGTTCCGCACGCCGACGAAGATCGCCCGCGTACGCGCCACCGCCTACCTCACCCGCAAGGGGCTGTTCGCCCACGAGGCGGTGCCCATCGACGTACTGATCAGCCCCGAGCAGGTGGTCACCGACCATATTCGCCGCCTGATCGAGCATCCGGGCGCGCTGCAGGTACTCGAGTTCGCCGGCGGCCTGGTGCAGCTGGTGGCGGTCAAGGCCTACTACGGTGGTCCGCTGGTGGGCCAGGATCTCGGCTTCCTGCGTCGACACATGCCCAGCGTCGACACCCGGGTGGCGGCCATCTACCGTCGTAACCGCCCGATCATTCCCCGCGGCGACACCGTGATCGAGGCCGACGACGAGGTGTTCTTCATCGCCGCCCGGCGCGACATTCGCGCGGTGATGAGCGAGCTGCGCCGGGTCGACCGCGACTTTCGCCGGGTGATGATCGCCGGCGGCGGCAACATCGGCGAGCGCCTCGCCGAGCACCTCGAGCACAGCCACCAGGTCAAGATCATCGAGCATGGGCTCGAGCGCTGCACCGTGCTCTCCGAGCGCCTCAATCGCACCGTGGTACTGCACGGCAGCGCCACCAACAAGCGCCTGCTGGAAGAGGAGAACATCGAGGATTGCGATATCTTCTGTGCCCTGACCAACGACGACGAGGTCAACATCATGTCGTCGATGCTGGCCAAGCGCATGGGTGCCAAGAAGGTGCTGACGCTGATCAACAACGCCGCCTACGTCGACCTGGTGCAGGGTGGCGAGATCGACATCGCGATCTCGCCGCAGCAGGCCACCATCGGCAGCCTGTTGACCCACGTGCGTCGCGGCGACATCGTCAACGTGCATTCGCTGCGCCGTGGAGCGGCGGAGGCGATCGAGGCGATTGCCCACGGCGACACCCAGTCGTCCAAGGTGGTGGGGCGGGCCATCGGCGAAATCGACCTGCCCCGCGGCACCACCATTGGCGCCATTGTGCGCGGCAAGGAGGTATTGATCGCCCATGACGACGTGGTGGTGGCGTCCGGCGATCACTTGATCCTGTTCGTCATCGACAAGCGCCGCATCCGCGAGGTCGAGCGTCTGTTCCAGGTCGGGCTGACGTTCTTCTGA
- the def gene encoding peptide deformylase, translating into MAKLTILEFPDERLRTKAAPVETVDDEVRRLVDDMLETMYDASGIGLAATQVDVHRRVIVMDVSDDRANPLVLINPEYTPIGEERELMSEGCLSIPEYYAEVPRALKVNLKALDRDGKPYELEAEGLLAHCIQHEQDHLEGVLFVDYLSALKRDRVLKKMQKRHKLTQTA; encoded by the coding sequence ATGGCCAAATTGACGATCCTCGAATTTCCCGACGAGCGGCTGCGCACCAAGGCTGCGCCGGTCGAGACGGTTGATGACGAGGTGCGCCGGCTGGTCGACGACATGCTCGAGACCATGTACGACGCTTCCGGCATCGGGCTTGCCGCCACTCAGGTGGACGTACATCGCCGCGTGATCGTGATGGACGTCAGCGACGATCGTGCCAATCCCCTGGTGCTGATCAACCCCGAGTACACGCCCATCGGCGAAGAGCGCGAGCTGATGTCCGAGGGCTGCCTATCGATACCCGAGTACTACGCCGAGGTACCGCGCGCGCTCAAGGTTAACCTCAAGGCGCTGGACCGTGACGGCAAGCCCTACGAGCTCGAGGCCGAGGGTCTGTTGGCTCACTGCATCCAGCACGAACAAGACCATCTCGAAGGCGTCCTGTTCGTCGATTACCTGTCAGCGCTCAAGCGCGACCGCGTCCTGAAGAAGATGCAGAAGCGCCACAAGCTGACGCAGACCGCCTGA
- a CDS encoding SIR2 family NAD-dependent protein deacylase — protein MADDRRPHLVVFTGSGISAESGIQTFRAGDGLWAEHPIEEVATPAAWRRDPARVLQFYNLRREQVRRARPNAAHKALAALEQQGFRVSIITQNIDDLHERAGSRSVLHLHGEILKARSTVDARMQYPLPRGGIALGDICDKGSQLRPDVVWFGESVPHFPDACEIVGGADLLLVVGTSLAVMPAASLLEHTPLDAPSVLVDPEAEALAPPGVTRISLPAGKGVPALVRHWQRAGRLWVPQTLVG, from the coding sequence ATGGCAGACGACAGGCGACCCCACCTGGTGGTTTTCACCGGCTCGGGCATCAGCGCCGAAAGCGGCATCCAGACCTTTCGCGCCGGCGATGGCCTATGGGCCGAGCACCCCATCGAGGAGGTCGCCACGCCCGCAGCGTGGCGGCGCGATCCCGCCCGCGTGCTGCAGTTCTACAACCTGCGCCGCGAGCAGGTGCGCCGGGCGCGCCCCAACGCCGCCCACAAGGCGTTGGCGGCGCTGGAGCAGCAGGGCTTTCGCGTCAGTATCATCACCCAGAACATCGATGACCTGCACGAGCGCGCCGGCTCGCGCAGCGTGCTGCACTTGCATGGCGAAATCCTCAAGGCACGCTCCACGGTGGATGCTCGCATGCAGTACCCGCTGCCACGCGGCGGGATCGCGCTGGGTGACATTTGCGACAAGGGCAGCCAGTTGCGCCCCGACGTGGTGTGGTTCGGTGAAAGCGTGCCGCATTTCCCTGACGCCTGCGAGATCGTCGGCGGGGCAGACCTGTTGCTGGTGGTGGGGACTTCGCTGGCGGTGATGCCGGCCGCCTCGCTGCTCGAGCACACGCCGCTGGACGCGCCCAGCGTACTGGTGGATCCCGAAGCCGAAGCGCTGGCACCGCCGGGGGTGACCCGCATCAGCCTGCCTGCCGGCAAGGGAGTGCCGGCCCTGGTGCGGCACTGGCAGCGGGCAGGGAGGCTATGGGTGCCGCAAACCCTGGTTGGCTGA
- a CDS encoding TrkH family potassium uptake protein, which translates to MSLRVILRILGLLLMMFSLTMMPPILVSLLFGDGQWEAFSIAIAITVATGVVMYLPNRRAHKELRTRDGFLIAALFWSVLGLFGSLPLMLTGDAALMPTDAVFESFSGLTTTGATVITGIEFLPESVLYYRQQLQWLGGMGIVVLAVAILPTLGVGGMALYRTEIPGPLKDSKLTPRITETAKALWYIYAALTLTCFLAYMAAGMNWFDALGHSYSTVAIGGFSTYDASIGHFDSVLIELICVFFLVISAMSFSLHFLAWRGRQLSHYLHDPEARFLLIFLSGLAIITVVSLWLTGTHNTEFGLRHGLFQAVSVATTAGFAVDDFSAWPGALPFLLFMAAFIGGCSGSTGGGMKVIRIILILKQGMREVMRLIHPSAVIAVKVGKVSVPDGIAQAVWGFFSAYLMLFFLMLVGVMATGVDQVTAWSTVASSLNNLGPALGEASQNYGELPQLSKWILVVAMLLGRLEIFTVLVLFTPAFWKK; encoded by the coding sequence ATGAGCCTGCGCGTCATCCTTCGCATCCTTGGCCTGTTGCTGATGATGTTCAGCCTGACCATGATGCCGCCGATTCTGGTTTCGCTGCTGTTCGGTGACGGCCAGTGGGAAGCCTTCAGCATCGCCATCGCCATTACCGTGGCGACCGGCGTGGTGATGTACCTGCCCAACCGCCGCGCCCACAAGGAACTGCGTACCCGCGACGGCTTCCTCATCGCCGCGCTGTTCTGGAGCGTTCTCGGGCTGTTCGGCTCGCTGCCGTTGATGCTCACCGGAGATGCCGCGCTAATGCCCACCGACGCGGTATTCGAGTCGTTCTCGGGGCTGACCACCACCGGCGCCACCGTGATCACCGGCATCGAATTCCTGCCCGAATCGGTTCTCTATTATCGCCAGCAACTGCAGTGGCTCGGCGGCATGGGGATCGTGGTGCTGGCGGTGGCGATCCTGCCGACCCTCGGGGTCGGCGGCATGGCGCTCTACCGCACCGAGATACCCGGACCGCTGAAGGACTCCAAGCTGACCCCGCGCATCACCGAGACGGCCAAGGCACTGTGGTACATCTATGCCGCGCTGACGCTGACCTGCTTCCTGGCCTACATGGCCGCAGGGATGAACTGGTTCGATGCCCTGGGCCACAGCTACTCCACCGTGGCCATCGGCGGCTTCTCCACCTACGACGCCAGCATCGGCCACTTCGATAGTGTCCTGATCGAACTGATCTGCGTGTTCTTCCTGGTCATCTCGGCAATGAGTTTCAGCCTGCACTTCCTGGCCTGGCGTGGCAGGCAGCTCAGCCACTACCTGCATGACCCCGAGGCGCGCTTCCTGCTGATATTCCTGTCCGGGCTCGCCATCATCACCGTGGTCTCGCTGTGGCTGACCGGCACCCACAATACTGAATTCGGGTTACGCCACGGGCTGTTCCAGGCCGTCTCGGTCGCCACCACCGCCGGCTTCGCCGTGGACGATTTCTCGGCCTGGCCGGGTGCACTGCCCTTCCTGTTGTTCATGGCTGCCTTCATCGGCGGCTGCTCCGGCTCCACCGGCGGCGGCATGAAGGTGATCCGTATCATCTTGATCCTCAAGCAGGGCATGCGCGAAGTGATGCGCCTGATCCATCCCAGCGCGGTGATTGCGGTGAAAGTGGGCAAGGTGAGCGTGCCCGACGGCATCGCCCAGGCGGTATGGGGCTTCTTCTCGGCCTACCTGATGCTGTTCTTCCTGATGCTGGTGGGGGTGATGGCCACTGGGGTCGACCAGGTCACCGCCTGGTCGACGGTGGCCTCGTCACTCAACAATCTGGGCCCCGCCCTCGGCGAGGCTTCACAGAACTATGGCGAACTCCCCCAGCTCAGCAAATGGATCCTGGTGGTGGCGATGCTGCTCGGCCGCCTGGAGATCTTTACCGTACTGGTGCTGTTCACCCCCGCCTTCTGGAAAAAATGA
- a CDS encoding dodecin, whose amino-acid sequence MSDHVYKHIELTGSSEKSIEDAIQRALDKASQSLHGMRWFEVLDTRGHIENGRVGHWQVTLKVGFTLD is encoded by the coding sequence ATGAGCGATCATGTCTACAAGCATATCGAGCTGACCGGTTCTTCCGAGAAGAGCATCGAGGACGCCATCCAGCGCGCGCTCGACAAGGCCTCGCAATCCCTACACGGCATGCGCTGGTTCGAGGTCCTGGACACCCGCGGACATATCGAGAACGGCCGTGTCGGACACTGGCAGGTCACGCTCAAGGTGGGCTTCACCCTGGACTGA